In a genomic window of Triticum aestivum cultivar Chinese Spring unplaced genomic scaffold, IWGSC CS RefSeq v2.1 scaffold3B_scf_1283, whole genome shotgun sequence:
- the LOC123172052 gene encoding uncharacterized protein: MYGLRLQPKAKAGSRWGSASRRRRGYEPRLQPKVKGRTAVGIRLSSSAQGHVNNSSWRNSKQPAKRQPRHADINGEAKDDEVGGPFRFVKRRKRKATTQVRVVAGVGTPSAACRGFTGYGGG, translated from the exons ATGTACGGGCTGCGGCTGCAGCCGAAGGCGAAGGCGGGATCGCGGTGGGGATCCGCTTCTCGTCGTCGGCGCGGGTACGAGCCGCGGCTGCAGCCGAAGGTGAAGGGCAGGACCGCGGTGGGGATCCGCTTATCGTCGTCGGCGCAG GGGCATGTAAACAATTCTTCTTGGCGGAACTCGAAACAGCCCGCCAAGCGGCAGCCACGTCATGCTGATATCAATGGGGAGGCAAAGGATGATGAG GTTGGTGGCCCATTCCGCTTCGTGAAACGGCGGAAACGGAAGGCGACCACGCAGGTTCGAGTTGTAGCTGGAGTTGGCACACCGTCTGCAGCATGCCGAG